A section of the Pan paniscus chromosome 11, NHGRI_mPanPan1-v2.0_pri, whole genome shotgun sequence genome encodes:
- the BRD3OS gene encoding putative uncharacterized protein BRD3OS: MSGRVPLAEKALSEGYARLRYRDTSLLIWQQQQQKLESVPPGTYLSRSRSMWYSQYGNEAILVRDKNKLEVSRDTGQSKFCTIM; this comes from the coding sequence ATGAGTGGCCGTGTCCCCCTGGCAGAGAAGGCCTTGTCTGAAGGCTACGCCCGCCTCCGGTACAGGGACACCTCCTTGCTCATctggcagcagcaacagcagaagTTGGAGTCGGTGCCACCTGGGACGTACCTGAGCAGGAGCCGAAGCATGTGGTACTCACAGTATGGAAATGAGGCCATCTTGGTCCGAGACAAAAACAAGCTCGAGGTCTCTAGAGACACAGGGCAGTCCAAGTTTTGCACAATTATGTGA